TAGCTCCATCATAGGTGGATCCTATAATCAAACATGGCGGATCTGGATAGATTTTAACCATGATGGTGATTTTCTTGATAATGGTGAAAAGAAAGTAGACTTTAAATCAAGCTTTAGCGGATGGAATAACAAAACTTTAAAAATTCCTAACAATGTATTATCCGGAATAACACGAATGCGTGTTTCGTTGAAAAAAGGCGGACCGGCCCAAACTCCCTGCGAAATTTTCGCTAAAGGTGAAGTAGAAGATTATTCGGTGAATATTCTTCCGCCTAAACTCGGATCTGACACCGGAAATAATACCAGTGAGAACACGGCTCCGCTTCAACTAAACATCTATCCGAATCCTGCAACTAACCTGCTTACGATTGACTTAAAGGGCTTTGAAGGAAAAGTTACGATTCAGGTGTTTGATCTCTCCGGAAAATTGATGTATGTACAGAACGCAGTTGCAATGGATCAATCACACATTGATATTAATTCCCTCGTGAATGGCATGTATATTCTTCGTGTAATGGATGAGAAAGGAAACAATGCGGCAACGAAGTGGATAAAAGAGTAGCAGGTATCTGAGATTTTAATATCAGAGAAGCTGATTCATCTGTTGAATCAGCTTCTTTTTTTTGGCACTTATTAAAAGTTCCAGTACTAAGAGGTCTTCGTCAATCATGACAACAGTCATAGCTCAACTTTAATAGACAGCCTAATTTTACTACCTGGATTTTCTTATCAGGAAAAGGCACCTGCTAATAAGTGTGATCAGCGTGACTTTGACTAAGGAAATTAATTGAATACCCGCTTAAAGATTTTAAAACAGTTAAGGCTTCCAAATCAATCCGGGAGAATTTTTAATCCGTTCAACTCAAAAACATGAAAAACATTTTACTTCAACTTACAGTTACTATTGCACTGTCAGTTGCCATTTCATTTGGAATAAATGCACAACCGGTATTAGACAATACCTTTAGTGGTGACGGATATTTATTAACCAATTCCGGTGGAGACGATTTTGCAAGGTCAGTAGTGATTCAAAGTAATGGCCGTATTCTCACCGGTGGAAACAGTTTCGGCAATTATGGTTATTCAGATATCTCCATCACTCGTACAAAAGCCAACGGTAGTCCTGACAATACATTCGGAACAGCAGGAGTCACCCGTATTATCGGTGGTTTTTTCTGTGACATGGCATTAACCTCAAGTGGTAAAATAATTGTAGCCGGAAGTGGTGTCGGTCCGACCAACGTGAACAATTTTATTGTTTACCGGCTGACAAAAAACGGTGTGATTGATAACACCTTTGGTAATAACGGTTCAGCCAAAGTGAATATGCCCGGCAAGAACATGATCTGCTATGATGTGCTCATTCAGCCTGATGGAAAAATATTGTTGGCCGGATATGCAGATGACGGATCTGGCGGTCATCACAACATGATCATTGCACGTTTAAAAGCAAATGGAAGTCTTGACAACAGCTTTGCAACAGCAGGAATATTTAAATTCTTACCCAGCAATAAAAGTTCTGAGTGCAATCAACTCGCTCTTCAACCGGATGGCAAGATCATCGCCTGCGGACATATAGACACACTCATTGTATTTTCGTTTTTCAGGTATGACATCGGCGCTCTGCGACTCAATATAAACGGGACACTTGACAACACCTTTGGAACCGGAGGCGTCGTAAGAGCGGACAAAGGATCTTCAGACATTGCTTCTTCAGTTTCAGTATTGACTGATGGCAGAATTATTCTTGGTGGAAGTTCAAACTATCTGGTCAACAACAGGTTTACCGCATTGTGTCTTTTACCGGATGGTTCATTTGACACCTCCTTCGGAACAGGCGGATGGAGTTTCTCCGACATCTATGGAAGTAATGCAGGATGTTCAGCGATGGTGACTGAACCTGATGATGATATCATCATGGCAGGTCTTGCTTACATCTATGCAGGGGCTTCCAATCAGGCTATTGTATTGGTAAAATTATTGAGTAACGGATCGCCGGATGCCTCTTTCGGCGATAATGGCATAGATACTTCATTTTACGGAACCTTTACTCAAGGGTGCAGTGACATTGCCTTACAAACCGACAATAAAATTGTGATTGCCGGCTATCGCTATGTTGGAATGGATGGTTACTTCCTTACCGCCAGGTACACCAATTCTGTTGCATTGGCGAAGCAATCAGCAATTCCTGTTGATCCGGACTCCCAATTCAACATCTATCCAAATCCAAACAATGGCGAGTTTGTTGTTGAAGTTTCAAATCTACTGTTTGATAACACTTCCATTACGATCACGAATCTGATGGGACAGGTTGTCTATGAAAATAAACTTTCTTCAGTGGAAAATCAAATGAAGCAACCTGTTTCTTTAAGTGTTGCTGTGGAAGATGGAATTTATTTTGTGACAATCAGAAACGGAGAAAAGGTGATTACTAAACGAATGTTGATACAGTGATCAATTAAAGAAGCATGAACCAGTATTAGGAACAATCAGTGTATCAATCGCAATCTTATCATTGTTCATTTCCTGAACCTGCTTCTTTTTGCGCGGAAGAAATTAAGGGTAGGACAATGGAATAATTGATTGCAAGTACTAAAATAATTGCACATGAAAAAAATATTATGGCGACTCACAGCGGTAATTACCCTGTCAGTTACATTCTCATTTGAAATCAATGCACAGCCTTTATTGGACAATACGTTCAGTACTCCAGGAACCAGGAGCCAGGACTGAGGATGATCAAATGGAAAGAAGTAACAGGTAGCGGATCATTCAGTTGAAATCATTTTGATTAGGTAACAACAGCAATCGTTTGCGTTAGATCTTGAATAGTTGTCAAAAAAAATGACAGATCATAATCATTCCACTCTTTAGACTTTCAATCAAAGCACTTTATTTCCTGTGTATTGAAGAGAAGCCGTTTCAGCTAATTTGCTAAAACGGCTTTTTTTATTTGCTCTCACTATAAAAGAATAAATCCTGTAATATAAATCCAGAATTGTGTAACACTTACAATGCCGGAGAAATCAACCTTGCAACTTCAAAGTCATGGACTATTATGAGTATTGTCATAGTTGCCAGAAATCATAGCGTATAATTTTGCCTGGAAAAATTCAGAAAATGAAAACGATTTATACATTCTTCATGTCGGTATTTATCTCAGTTTTTTTTGCCACAAAAGCTTTTTCACAGGCACCGGAAATTGAATGGCAGAATACGATTGGTGGCAACTACAACGATTATTTACAAACCATTCAACAAACTGCTGATGGCGGTTACATTATGGGTGGGTTTTCCTATTCAGATCTTTCAGGTGATAAAACAGAAGCGCTAATAGGTACAGATGATTTCTGGGTGGTGAAGATAAATTCCACAGGGAACATCGAATGGCAAAATACAATCGGTGGCAACAGCTATGACGAGTTGTATTCCGTTCAACAAACATCAGATGATGGATACATTCTCGGTGGACGATCTTATTCCGGATTATCAGGTGATAAAACGGAAGCGTCAGCAGGCGGTTGGGATTATTGGGTGGTGAAGTTGAATAGCGCAGGTGACATTGAATGGCAGAATGCCATTGGAGGAAGTGGTGATGATAACTTATGGTCTGCTGAAGAAACTGCAGATGGTGGCTACATACTTGGCGGATATTCTACGTCAGGTATTTCAGGTGATAAAACGGAAGCATCCATTGGTGCAGCGGATTACTGGGTAGTGAAACTGGACAACATCGGAAACATTGAATGGCAAAATACAATCGGTGGCAGCAATACGGATTATTTGGTTGCAATTCATCAGATAGCAGATGGAGGATACATATTGGGTGGATATTCTATTTCCACCATTTCAGGTGATAAGACAGAAGCTACCATTGGTGTTTATGATTTCTGGGTGTTAAAACTAAATGCTACGGGTAGTATCCTGTGGCAAAATACCATCGGCGGCAATTCAACGGAATACCTGCGCTCCATTCAGCAAACCTCTGACGGTGGTTATATTCTCGGCGGGTCATCTTATTCAGGTGTGGGTGGTGATAAAACCGAAGCCAATTTTGATGGCGGTGAATTCAAGGATTATTGGGTCGTGAAACTAAACAGCAATGGAAATGTGCAATGGCAGAATGCGATTGGTGCCATCGGTGATGATGCAGTTGGTGCTATCGGGCAAACATCGGATGGGGGATATATTATTGGCGGTTATTCCACTTCAGGAATTTCCGGAGATAAGTCCGAAGCATCATTGGGTAATTATGACTATTGGGTACTTAAGCTGAATGCTGCTGGTATTGTACAATGGCAAAATACTATTGGCGGCAGCAGCGGCGATTACCTGAATTCCATTCAACAAACAGGGGATGGTGGATTTATTCTTGGCGGTCATTCCTATTCAGGAATTTCCGGAGATAAAACTGAAGCTGTTACAGGTGGTGGTGCTTTTAATGATTACTGGATCGTCAAACTATATGGTACAACTCCTCTAAACTCAATTGTCACTAACGCCATCACTCCGCTTAATTATTTTCAAAATGGTACCGTTAGTATTCCCTACACCGCGACCGGTACATTTAACGCCGGAAATATTTTCACTGCACAACTCTCTGATGCATCAGGAAGTTTTTCATCTCCAACAGCAATCGGATCGCTTTCATCAACCTTATCAGGAATCATCAATGGGATAATTCCACTTACAACTCCTCCGGGATCTGCATATCGAATCAGGGTAGTAAGTGCTAATCCTAATATTTCCGGAACAGATAATGGCCAGAACATCACAATCAATGCGCTCACCTGTGATGTTCCTGACGGACAATCAGCTTCCAACATCACTTCGTCTTCCGCCAAACTATACTGGAATGCAAAAACAGCAGCAAACAAATACAAGGTTCGCTACAGAGTTACCGGCACTACTACGTGGACAAAAATTTCAGCAAACAACAATTTAAAAAAACTAACTGCCCTTTCAGCAGCCACACCATACGACTGGCAGGTTGAATCCATCTGCAATACGCTGGGACTCGGAATATCCACCTGGAGTTCCATGCAAAACTTCACCACCAATGCGCTGCGGCTTTCTTCAGAGGAAGAGATCAGCTTTAATGTTTATCCCAATCCTGTTACATCATTTGCAACTATCACCTTCACGCTGCATCAACCCGGAAATGTTTTGATCAGATTATTCTCTGTTGAAGGAAAAGAATTGATGGAGATAGCGAATGAGAATTTTTCTGAAGGAAATCATACAGTGAATTTTCCGGCAGGAACACTTGCTGCCGGGATTTACTTCGTGCAGCTTAATACCGATCAGGGAGTGATGACTAAGAAAGTGATGGTTGATTGAAATTCTAACAATCAATTCATTTTTAAAATCAGACGAAATGCATCCTTCGCTTCGTGAGTCTAATTGCTTTCCATATTAATAAGCAGCGGCTGCTGTTAAACAAATAATAATCATTCAATTAAAAAACAAATACAATGAAAAAGATTACCCCTTTTATCAATCGAGGTCTAAGAGCATGTGGATTTATTACCATCATTCTTTTAACAACATTATCCGATGGCCATGCACAGGATACCTGGACTCAAAAAGCAGACTTCGGAGGAACAGCAAGAGGCGGCGCTTCCGGATTTTCAATCGGCAGTAAAGGATATATAGGAACGGGCAATACGCTTGGAGGTCTTGTAAATGATTTTTGGGAATATGATGCTACCACCAATGCATGGGCGCAGAAAGCTGACTTCGGGGGAAGTGTAAGAAGGAATGCAGTGGGATTTTCTATTGGAAATAAAGGATACATCGGTACCGGTTATTCCTTTGCAGGACCTTATTTAAAAGACTTCTGGGAATATGATCCTGCCAACAACAGCTGGACACAGAAAGCCAGTGTTGGCGGAGCGGGAAGATTTCTTGCAGTTGGCTTTTCTATCGGCAGCAAAGGGTACGTAGGAAGCGGCGCCAATTTTTTCGTCTCCCCTTATTATAAATATGATTTCTGGGAATATGATCCTGCTACCGACACGTGGACACAGAAAGCAAATTTTGGCGCAGCGGGAAGGTATGCGGCAACCGCATTTACCATCGGCAACAAAGGATATGTTGGTACCGGTTACAATGCTGCTGAGGGAAATAAAAAAGATTTCTGGGAGTATGATCCTGCTACTGATAGCTGGACTCAGAAAGCTGACTTCAGTGGAACAGCCAGAAGAAGTGCTGCCGGATTTTCATTGGGCACCACAGGATATATCGGAACGGGCTACGATGGCACCAACTTTACCAATGATTTCTGGGCATACAATCCTGCTAATGATAACTGGTCGCAGCAAGCTAACTACGGCGGTTCTGCAACATGGACTGCAGTTGGTTTTTCCATTGGCGGCAGTGGATACATGGGTACTGGAGAGAGTTATACTAAAAGCTTTTGGGCATATACTCCCGGAATTTCTACCTGCGCAATTCCTGCAAATTTATCTGCATCTGA
The genomic region above belongs to Chitinophagaceae bacterium and contains:
- a CDS encoding T9SS type A sorting domain-containing protein, yielding MKTIYTFFMSVFISVFFATKAFSQAPEIEWQNTIGGNYNDYLQTIQQTADGGYIMGGFSYSDLSGDKTEALIGTDDFWVVKINSTGNIEWQNTIGGNSYDELYSVQQTSDDGYILGGRSYSGLSGDKTEASAGGWDYWVVKLNSAGDIEWQNAIGGSGDDNLWSAEETADGGYILGGYSTSGISGDKTEASIGAADYWVVKLDNIGNIEWQNTIGGSNTDYLVAIHQIADGGYILGGYSISTISGDKTEATIGVYDFWVLKLNATGSILWQNTIGGNSTEYLRSIQQTSDGGYILGGSSYSGVGGDKTEANFDGGEFKDYWVVKLNSNGNVQWQNAIGAIGDDAVGAIGQTSDGGYIIGGYSTSGISGDKSEASLGNYDYWVLKLNAAGIVQWQNTIGGSSGDYLNSIQQTGDGGFILGGHSYSGISGDKTEAVTGGGAFNDYWIVKLYGTTPLNSIVTNAITPLNYFQNGTVSIPYTATGTFNAGNIFTAQLSDASGSFSSPTAIGSLSSTLSGIINGIIPLTTPPGSAYRIRVVSANPNISGTDNGQNITINALTCDVPDGQSASNITSSSAKLYWNAKTAANKYKVRYRVTGTTTWTKISANNNLKKLTALSAATPYDWQVESICNTLGLGISTWSSMQNFTTNALRLSSEEEISFNVYPNPVTSFATITFTLHQPGNVLIRLFSVEGKELMEIANENFSEGNHTVNFPAGTLAAGIYFVQLNTDQGVMTKKVMVD
- a CDS encoding T9SS type A sorting domain-containing protein → MKKITPFINRGLRACGFITIILLTTLSDGHAQDTWTQKADFGGTARGGASGFSIGSKGYIGTGNTLGGLVNDFWEYDATTNAWAQKADFGGSVRRNAVGFSIGNKGYIGTGYSFAGPYLKDFWEYDPANNSWTQKASVGGAGRFLAVGFSIGSKGYVGSGANFFVSPYYKYDFWEYDPATDTWTQKANFGAAGRYAATAFTIGNKGYVGTGYNAAEGNKKDFWEYDPATDSWTQKADFSGTARRSAAGFSLGTTGYIGTGYDGTNFTNDFWAYNPANDNWSQQANYGGSATWTAVGFSIGGSGYMGTGESYTKSFWAYTPGISTCAIPANLSASDITPSSANLSWDAAAGSIKYKIRYKASGTGAWIIKSTAGTSLIVNGLSPTTTYTWQVKNICASNPVVSSDWSAKQKFVTVALKISDELISQAILQIYPNPVADHATIQFTVNQPSHVQIRVFDVSGREMETLLDENMEQGAYSVQINTDHFTKGVYFVKMISDSGINNQKLIVQ
- a CDS encoding T9SS type A sorting domain-containing protein is translated as MKNILLQLTVTIALSVAISFGINAQPVLDNTFSGDGYLLTNSGGDDFARSVVIQSNGRILTGGNSFGNYGYSDISITRTKANGSPDNTFGTAGVTRIIGGFFCDMALTSSGKIIVAGSGVGPTNVNNFIVYRLTKNGVIDNTFGNNGSAKVNMPGKNMICYDVLIQPDGKILLAGYADDGSGGHHNMIIARLKANGSLDNSFATAGIFKFLPSNKSSECNQLALQPDGKIIACGHIDTLIVFSFFRYDIGALRLNINGTLDNTFGTGGVVRADKGSSDIASSVSVLTDGRIILGGSSNYLVNNRFTALCLLPDGSFDTSFGTGGWSFSDIYGSNAGCSAMVTEPDDDIIMAGLAYIYAGASNQAIVLVKLLSNGSPDASFGDNGIDTSFYGTFTQGCSDIALQTDNKIVIAGYRYVGMDGYFLTARYTNSVALAKQSAIPVDPDSQFNIYPNPNNGEFVVEVSNLLFDNTSITITNLMGQVVYENKLSSVENQMKQPVSLSVAVEDGIYFVTIRNGEKVITKRMLIQ